Proteins encoded by one window of Enterococcus faecalis:
- a CDS encoding TspO/MBR family protein: MNRVKDKRLWLSIVGITGLGLLSGLFSVNAREYYQALRLPSFAPPGWLFGPVWLVLYIFMGITFYFILVHPNKQQKKRMITLFILQFIANFFWTFFFFSLQNNLLSVIDISLLWLLLIVQQWDYLRYKLITRGWLMIPYILWVTFAAALNYSILFLN; this comes from the coding sequence ATGAACCGAGTGAAAGATAAGCGTTTATGGCTAAGTATTGTAGGAATTACCGGACTAGGGCTCTTGTCGGGCTTATTTTCAGTAAATGCGAGAGAATATTATCAAGCGTTGAGATTACCAAGTTTTGCTCCGCCAGGCTGGTTATTTGGACCAGTGTGGTTGGTGTTGTATATTTTTATGGGCATTACTTTTTATTTCATCTTAGTTCATCCAAATAAACAACAGAAAAAACGGATGATTACGCTATTTATTTTACAATTTATTGCGAACTTTTTCTGGACATTTTTCTTTTTTTCTTTACAAAATAATTTATTATCTGTGATTGATATCTCATTGTTATGGCTATTATTAATAGTTCAACAGTGGGACTACTTGCGTTATAAATTAATAACGCGTGGCTGGTTGATGATTCCTTATATTCTTTGGGTTACTTTTGCGGCAGCATTAAATTACAGTATTTTATTTTTAAATTAG
- a CDS encoding TetR/AcrR family transcriptional regulator, which yields MARKKTITKEQILTAAYEVVATEGFSKFTARNIANKMKCSTQPIYLEFKNMDDLRDALFQKIHKYLAKEVFPVKHTGNTIVDLALNYIHFATSESKLYRALYLEEYGGGKKMQEFSYHYFTEAVKADPEYANLNDVQIDSLHMGTWVVATGVAALMTSGIIHPSEEQIIHLMKDSIEAILERDEPIDIDL from the coding sequence ATGGCAAGAAAAAAAACCATTACGAAAGAGCAGATTTTAACAGCTGCCTATGAAGTAGTCGCCACTGAAGGATTTTCGAAGTTCACTGCACGTAATATTGCTAATAAAATGAAATGTTCCACCCAACCGATTTATTTGGAATTTAAAAACATGGATGATTTACGCGATGCTTTATTCCAAAAAATTCATAAATACTTAGCGAAAGAAGTCTTTCCAGTAAAACATACTGGGAATACAATTGTTGATTTGGCTTTAAACTATATTCATTTTGCGACAAGTGAAAGTAAGCTATACCGTGCGCTTTATTTAGAAGAATATGGTGGCGGCAAAAAAATGCAAGAATTCTCTTATCACTATTTTACTGAAGCGGTAAAAGCTGATCCTGAGTATGCTAATTTAAACGATGTTCAAATTGACTCTTTACACATGGGAACATGGGTGGTCGCTACTGGTGTGGCTGCGTTGATGACTTCTGGAATTATCCATCCTTCAGAAGAACAAATCATTCATTTAATGAAAGATAGTATTGAAGCAATTCTTGAACGAGATGAACCAATTGATATTGACCTATAA
- a CDS encoding aminopeptidase, with translation MTLENFNENLKKYARLIAETGVNVQDNHTVVLQISVNQAPLARLITEEAYRLGAAEVIVQWSDETIQREFLAHAATDRIENVPQYKIDQTDDWIAKGASRISVVSSNPDALAGVDAQRVAAFQAANGKALVNLRKATQANKVSWTVVAAASEGWAAKVFPELATSEEQVDALWNEIFKTTRIYEENPVIAWDIHDKKLQEKAAELNEQQFTALHYTAPGTDLTIGLPKNHLWEGAGSYNARGEEFMANMPTEEVFTAPDSRRVDGYVSSTKPLSYAGTIISGMKFTFKDGKVVDFSAEQGEEALKNLLAIDEGAKHLGEVALVPDPSPISQSGLIFYNTLFDENASNHLAFGSAYAFNLQGGTEMSEEELAEAGLNRSQTHVDFMVGSDKMNIDGIKEDGTIVPVFRNGDWA, from the coding sequence ATGACCTTAGAGAATTTTAATGAAAATCTAAAGAAATATGCACGTTTAATTGCTGAAACGGGTGTCAATGTTCAGGACAATCATACGGTTGTTTTACAAATCAGTGTCAATCAAGCGCCCCTTGCCCGCTTAATTACGGAAGAAGCTTATCGCTTAGGCGCGGCCGAAGTAATTGTTCAATGGAGCGACGAAACCATTCAACGTGAATTTTTAGCTCATGCTGCAACTGATCGTATTGAAAATGTTCCTCAATATAAAATTGATCAAACCGATGATTGGATTGCCAAAGGCGCAAGCCGAATTAGCGTGGTTTCTTCTAATCCTGATGCATTAGCTGGCGTGGATGCACAACGTGTAGCAGCTTTCCAAGCGGCTAATGGGAAAGCATTGGTCAACCTACGAAAAGCAACGCAAGCCAACAAAGTAAGTTGGACTGTTGTAGCTGCTGCTAGTGAAGGCTGGGCAGCTAAAGTCTTTCCAGAATTAGCAACAAGTGAAGAACAAGTTGATGCACTTTGGAATGAAATTTTCAAAACAACACGAATTTATGAAGAAAACCCAGTCATTGCTTGGGATATCCATGATAAAAAATTACAAGAAAAAGCGGCTGAATTAAACGAACAACAATTTACTGCTTTACACTACACAGCTCCTGGGACAGATTTAACGATTGGTTTGCCTAAAAACCATTTATGGGAAGGCGCTGGTAGTTATAACGCGCGTGGGGAAGAATTCATGGCTAATATGCCAACAGAAGAAGTTTTCACCGCCCCAGATAGTCGCCGCGTTGATGGTTATGTTTCTAGTACAAAACCACTAAGTTATGCTGGCACAATCATTTCGGGAATGAAATTTACATTTAAAGATGGAAAAGTTGTTGACTTCTCAGCTGAACAAGGCGAAGAAGCATTGAAAAATCTCTTAGCTATTGATGAAGGTGCCAAACACCTAGGGGAAGTTGCTTTAGTACCTGACCCTTCACCAATTTCACAATCCGGTTTGATTTTTTATAATACATTGTTCGATGAAAACGCCTCTAATCATTTAGCCTTTGGTTCGGCCTATGCCTTCAACTTACAAGGCGGCACGGAGATGAGCGAAGAAGAATTAGCTGAAGCTGGTTTAAATCGTAGCCAAACACATGTGGACTTTATGGTAGGATCTGACAAAATGAATATTGACGGCATTAAGGAAGACGGGACGATTGTTCCAGTTTTTAGAAATGGCGATTGGGCATAG
- a CDS encoding PH domain-containing protein produces MGLFDGLLGNATQNNNETAEKELRDVLIPNEKVDMAFTLVRDLIVFTDKRLILVDKQGITGKKVDYKSIPYKSISRFSVETSGHFDLDAELKIWISSAELPSVSLQFRKDKDIVAIQQALAAAVLS; encoded by the coding sequence ATGGGATTATTTGATGGATTATTAGGGAATGCAACACAAAATAACAATGAAACAGCTGAAAAAGAATTACGGGATGTTTTAATCCCTAACGAAAAAGTAGATATGGCCTTCACTTTAGTAAGAGATTTAATTGTCTTTACAGATAAACGCTTAATTTTAGTCGATAAACAAGGAATTACAGGTAAAAAAGTTGATTATAAATCGATTCCCTACAAATCTATTTCACGCTTTTCTGTTGAAACTAGTGGACATTTCGACCTAGATGCAGAACTAAAGATATGGATTTCAAGTGCTGAGTTACCTTCAGTAAGTCTTCAATTTAGAAAAGATAAAGATATTGTTGCTATTCAACAAGCTTTAGCAGCTGCTGTATTATCTTGA
- a CDS encoding DUF4950 domain-containing protein: protein MKKSLSLVFALLLLTACTNENTKTENTKGSSTTVTSTVKESSNNSINEKNILSTNTTTTSTADRKSSQTEEEQSHTEDPASLSSFVGGWGIPQSGNFFFINPDGKMSGSGQPNGVIQSPNFLSNADGSITMNFIINNTSLSFTKNLDGTLSTENQIYSYLGNITLEQWLELKNKGQMSSEQQTGILEASSQTP, encoded by the coding sequence ATGAAGAAATCTCTTTCGCTGGTCTTTGCATTATTATTACTAACAGCTTGTACTAATGAAAATACGAAAACAGAAAATACAAAAGGGTCATCTACTACTGTCACCTCTACAGTAAAGGAATCATCTAATAATAGTATAAATGAAAAAAACATACTGTCCACTAACACAACAACTACTTCAACTGCTGACAGAAAATCATCCCAAACTGAAGAAGAACAATCACATACTGAGGATCCAGCTAGTTTGTCTTCTTTTGTTGGTGGCTGGGGTATTCCGCAAAGTGGTAATTTCTTTTTCATTAATCCTGATGGAAAAATGTCTGGATCTGGCCAGCCAAACGGAGTCATTCAGAGTCCTAATTTTCTAAGTAATGCTGACGGAAGCATTACAATGAATTTTATAATTAATAATACCTCTCTCTCATTTACAAAAAACTTAGATGGCACTTTATCTACTGAAAATCAAATCTATAGTTATCTTGGAAACATTACGCTAGAGCAATGGCTTGAACTTAAAAATAAAGGACAAATGTCATCTGAACAACAAACTGGAATCCTAGAAGCATCTTCTCAGACACCTTAA
- a CDS encoding glucosyltransferase domain-containing protein: MKYFFKENKGLAIYSFLMVFATYGIKLFNNTYAIDTMHLMTNYRGYLKHWVSIGRPGLVALKLLTYNYVNVYFLNLLAIIFFAIATILLCYYVDLSTKQIYNKKYLYVIPSIFPTSQLFSEQFYFVLQNFEFSLGICLVILSLIAIYHIPNKIFKLFGFLLLTFTLTMYQSFFVFACTLILFKILMALYFAQLNDLKISFKDYAFKIGHFILLAISSLVLSQLMAMLAKKVLNVESSYLDNMILWGKRPLIDSINDIKDYAKELFFPPVGDTFFTPLFLICVLLLVIVLINMSYLKRKNVFFIFITLLGILITPLMFTVLGGKRPAIRGEVPNFPAVLALLLIFIMIYWGYNFVLKHLLVGIVIIFTFIQVRETTNLEYSEYLTAEEDLRTAEMITNNIYSMEIENPESYKLLMYGNRSPRNVSNIKGETNGVSLFEFMPNSVHTSLNTLVYMKTFGLNFNDPTPEDFEKHKALQAEMNVWPSKDSIRVVDDCIIVNLSK, encoded by the coding sequence ATGAAATATTTTTTTAAAGAAAACAAAGGCTTAGCCATCTACAGCTTTTTGATGGTCTTTGCTACTTATGGTATTAAACTATTTAACAATACTTACGCTATTGATACTATGCACTTAATGACTAACTACAGAGGCTACTTAAAACATTGGGTTTCAATTGGTAGACCAGGATTAGTAGCTTTAAAGCTTTTAACATACAACTATGTAAATGTTTATTTTTTAAATTTGTTAGCTATTATTTTCTTTGCTATCGCCACTATCTTGTTATGCTATTATGTTGATCTTTCAACTAAGCAGATTTATAACAAAAAGTATTTATATGTTATCCCAAGTATTTTTCCAACCAGTCAATTATTTAGCGAACAATTTTACTTCGTCCTACAAAATTTTGAATTTTCATTAGGTATCTGTTTGGTTATACTTTCTCTCATTGCTATTTACCATATTCCCAATAAAATTTTTAAATTATTTGGCTTTTTGTTACTGACGTTTACACTTACTATGTATCAATCATTCTTTGTATTTGCGTGTACCTTAATTTTATTCAAGATTTTAATGGCATTGTATTTTGCTCAGTTAAATGATCTTAAAATTTCTTTTAAAGACTATGCCTTCAAAATCGGCCATTTTATTCTACTAGCTATTTCATCTCTCGTTCTATCTCAACTAATGGCGATGTTAGCGAAAAAAGTTTTAAACGTTGAAAGCTCCTATCTAGATAATATGATTCTTTGGGGTAAACGCCCCTTGATAGATTCTATCAACGATATTAAAGATTACGCCAAAGAACTATTCTTCCCTCCAGTCGGAGACACTTTTTTTACACCGCTGTTTTTGATATGTGTTCTTTTACTGGTCATTGTATTAATTAATATGTCCTATCTGAAACGCAAAAATGTTTTTTTCATCTTTATTACCTTGTTAGGTATTCTAATCACTCCACTCATGTTTACAGTTTTAGGTGGAAAACGTCCGGCAATTAGAGGTGAAGTACCTAACTTCCCTGCTGTTTTAGCGTTATTACTCATCTTTATTATGATTTACTGGGGATACAACTTTGTGCTTAAACATTTATTAGTTGGCATAGTAATTATCTTTACTTTTATTCAAGTTCGGGAAACAACCAACCTAGAATATTCTGAGTATCTAACAGCGGAAGAAGATTTACGTACTGCGGAAATGATTACAAATAATATTTATTCAATGGAAATTGAGAATCCAGAATCCTATAAACTTTTAATGTATGGAAATCGTTCTCCTCGGAATGTTTCGAATATAAAAGGTGAAACAAACGGTGTTTCATTATTTGAATTCATGCCTAACTCGGTGCACACTAGTTTAAATACTCTAGTTTATATGAAAACATTTGGATTAAATTTTAATGATCCTACACCAGAAGATTTTGAAAAACACAAAGCTTTACAAGCGGAAATGAACGTCTGGCCTAGTAAAGATTCCATCAGAGTGGTAGATGATTGTATAATTGTTAATTTATCAAAATAA
- a CDS encoding peptidoglycan DD-metalloendopeptidase family protein, with protein sequence MADTWLSPLAVSYQATQEWDEPDYLSGGQAGIHGGIDLAPKAGTNPPVYSAKSGTVEEVVPNHPIGGNYIVIRHMDNYWTYYGHLATINVSVGQQVTNQTVLGLCGATGGATGIHLHFEVWRGGKWQRINPREVINLDGSGRDSSNNGGNGGIYTGGALLNAGKSISESNIRLIISAGKKYNIKPSFMIAQMFIESHWGDPSISIVGSKDNNWAGISEPFSVPADLGINMSRGSARPVGEGGYYIHFATMNDFFKAYAFVLSKRNGLYNVEGANSIEEYCKGLFRIGGANSDYAATGYQNYFNMLIPTYNSINKQNPGKLAQIDASTEEITNNGGLTTMQCLYERPINPNTGALDINGSATTMMFCNGVNTRRVYHNDEVNIVKELYRKNNGKEIPVYYKKDWPKTSPWYIRLEAMFPVVK encoded by the coding sequence ATGGCAGACACATGGTTAAGTCCTCTTGCTGTTTCTTATCAAGCAACTCAAGAATGGGATGAACCTGATTATTTGAGCGGAGGGCAAGCAGGAATTCACGGAGGCATTGACTTAGCTCCAAAAGCAGGTACTAATCCACCTGTTTATTCAGCTAAATCTGGGACAGTAGAAGAGGTAGTACCAAATCATCCAATTGGTGGTAATTACATTGTTATCAGACATATGGATAACTACTGGACCTATTATGGGCATTTAGCAACTATAAATGTATCAGTAGGACAACAAGTAACAAATCAAACGGTTCTTGGATTATGTGGAGCAACTGGGGGTGCCACAGGTATCCATCTTCATTTTGAAGTATGGCGTGGTGGTAAATGGCAGAGAATCAATCCACGAGAAGTAATTAATTTAGATGGATCTGGCAGAGACTCTAGTAATAACGGTGGCAATGGTGGAATTTATACAGGCGGAGCTTTATTAAATGCAGGAAAAAGCATTTCAGAATCAAATATTCGTCTAATCATTTCTGCTGGAAAAAAATATAATATCAAGCCAAGTTTTATGATTGCACAAATGTTTATTGAAAGTCATTGGGGAGATCCAAGCATTTCAATTGTTGGAAGTAAAGACAATAATTGGGCAGGAATTTCAGAACCTTTTAGCGTTCCAGCTGATTTAGGAATTAATATGAGTCGTGGATCAGCAAGACCAGTTGGTGAAGGTGGTTATTATATTCATTTTGCAACCATGAACGATTTTTTTAAAGCATATGCATTTGTATTATCAAAAAGAAATGGCTTATATAATGTTGAAGGTGCAAATTCAATTGAAGAATACTGTAAAGGCTTATTTCGCATAGGTGGAGCAAATTCAGACTATGCCGCGACAGGCTATCAAAATTATTTTAATATGTTAATACCAACTTATAATTCAATAAACAAACAAAATCCTGGTAAACTTGCACAAATTGATGCAAGTACTGAAGAAATTACTAATAATGGAGGACTGACAACTATGCAATGTTTATATGAACGACCAATTAATCCGAATACTGGAGCTTTAGATATAAATGGCTCAGCAACTACAATGATGTTTTGTAATGGGGTCAATACACGAAGAGTATATCATAATGATGAAGTTAATATTGTTAAAGAGCTATATCGTAAAAACAATGGAAAAGAAATCCCGGTATATTATAAAAAAGATTGGCCTAAAACTTCGCCATGGTATATTCGACTAGAGGCAATGTTTCCAGTAGTGAAATGA
- a CDS encoding LysM peptidoglycan-binding domain-containing protein gives MKKKILVGALIALFFMPLNVFAAKGDQGVDWAVYQGEQGRFGYAHDKFAIAQIGGYNASGIYEQYTYKTQVASAIAQGKRAHTYIWYDTWGNMDIAKTTMDYFLLRIQTPKNSIVALDFEHGASSDVNANTETILYGMRRIKQAGYTPMYYSYKPFTLQYVDYQRIIKEFPNSLWIAAYPSYEVTPEPLYAYFPSMEGIGIWQFTSTYIAGGLDGNVDLTGITDSGYTDNNKPETDTPATDAGEEIEKTPNSDVKVGDTVKVKFNVDAWATGEAIPDWVKGNNYKVQEVTGSRVLLEGILSWISKGDIELLPDATIVPDKQPESIHVVQYGETLSSIAYQYGTDYQTLASLNGLANPNLIYPGQTLKVNRSVVSNVYTVQYGDNLSSIASKLGTTYQALAQRNRLTNLNLIYPGQTLIY, from the coding sequence ATGAAAAAGAAAATTTTAGTCGGAGCGTTAATCGCTCTATTTTTTATGCCTTTAAATGTATTTGCTGCTAAAGGCGATCAAGGTGTTGATTGGGCCGTTTATCAAGGTGAACAAGGTCGTTTTGGTTATGCGCATGATAAATTCGCTATTGCTCAAATTGGCGGCTACAATGCCAGTGGTATTTACGAGCAGTATACCTATAAAACGCAAGTAGCAAGTGCCATTGCTCAAGGAAAACGAGCACACACCTATATTTGGTATGACACTTGGGGAAACATGGACATTGCGAAAACAACGATGGATTACTTCTTATTACGTATTCAAACGCCTAAAAATTCCATTGTTGCTTTAGACTTTGAGCATGGCGCTAGTTCTGATGTAAACGCAAATACAGAAACGATTTTGTATGGTATGCGTCGCATCAAACAAGCAGGTTACACGCCAATGTATTATAGCTACAAGCCTTTTACGTTACAATACGTGGACTATCAGAGAATTATTAAAGAGTTTCCTAACTCTTTATGGATTGCTGCCTATCCTAGCTATGAGGTAACGCCAGAACCACTATATGCTTATTTCCCAAGTATGGAGGGCATTGGAATTTGGCAATTTACGTCCACTTATATTGCAGGCGGCTTAGATGGTAACGTAGATTTAACAGGAATTACGGATAGTGGTTATACAGATAACAATAAACCAGAAACGGACACTCCAGCAACAGATGCAGGTGAAGAAATTGAAAAAACACCGAATTCTGATGTTAAAGTCGGCGACACAGTTAAAGTGAAATTTAATGTAGATGCATGGGCAACTGGTGAAGCTATTCCAGATTGGGTAAAAGGAAACAACTACAAAGTGCAAGAAGTAACTGGAAGCAGAGTATTGTTAGAAGGTATCCTGTCATGGATTAGCAAAGGCGATATTGAATTATTGCCAGATGCAACAATTGTTCCCGATAAGCAACCAGAATCTATTCACGTAGTTCAATATGGTGAAACATTATCCAGCATTGCTTACCAATACGGTACTGACTATCAAACCTTAGCTTCGCTAAATGGATTGGCTAATCCAAATCTTATTTACCCTGGACAAACTTTGAAAGTAAATCGATCAGTAGTAAGCAATGTTTACACAGTTCAATACGGTGATAATTTATCAAGTATTGCATCTAAGCTTGGTACGACATACCAAGCTTTAGCACAACGAAACAGGTTAACTAATCTTAACTTGATTTATCCAGGGCAAACATTAATTTATTAG
- a CDS encoding phage holin: MILPDKYYKIIKWGVLTVLPAISVLVATLGKGYGWQQTDMAVLTINAIATFLGVVTGVSAYNLKDKE, encoded by the coding sequence ATGATTCTACCAGATAAGTACTACAAAATTATCAAATGGGGAGTACTTACTGTGCTTCCAGCCATATCTGTTTTAGTAGCAACGTTAGGCAAAGGTTATGGATGGCAGCAAACAGATATGGCTGTTTTAACTATCAATGCCATTGCAACTTTTTTAGGAGTAGTAACAGGTGTGTCAGCATATAATTTAAAAGACAAGGAGTAA
- a CDS encoding phage tail protein, with amino-acid sequence MLMAMDLKREYTAVLDNAYQVSYEKIENQIGNLEFSMPLDDPKNEFLQEMLWVELTDNENEYIGLYRVMPSTVRKDASNNSITYTANEALCTLLDTVLFGYHELVNRKTVDVINYLLNKQRTKHWVLKKCEFTRYFSYAWENENGLADALFSIPQAFDEDYMWQWNTKVYPFELSLVKPPKEPIARIQEGYNMQGFEIERDPNNLVNRVYPLGAGEGVNQINIKSVNKNIPYVEDAKSIKEHGLVEYVWVDQRFTVPQALKDNAINMLKKWAQPKISWDVTAADLLKLTDEPLSIDKLRQGTVIMINTDDFGSINLRIKKETKQDVFGAPQDIQLELGNLSDDFTTTMSDLKRKQEINETYSQGATNILNYSYQDNCEKAYPAEIEFFLDDDVFHVNTVELTFKTKRYRGYTKAVKGGGATVKSTSAGGASTQTSSAGGGSVVSSSAGGGGSTTSGSGGGSYQGGSTNTDGGSAQTSSANGSHDHLMFNVIQGPPQTLPKITLRAGGGGEIYTEARGGTFRTASAADNHTHTVNVPSHSHRFNIDIPAHSHVVSIPNHTHSISVPSHSHQVRIPAHTHQITLPDHSHPLEWGIYEAPSSATSVDIVVDGTTIPVHDTSQQRLNIVNYLRKTSGGKISRGNHTIKIIPNKLARIEAQVICRVFIQSQLGGQF; translated from the coding sequence ATGTTGATGGCAATGGATTTAAAAAGGGAATATACGGCAGTTTTGGACAATGCCTATCAAGTCAGTTATGAAAAAATTGAAAACCAAATAGGGAATCTTGAATTTTCAATGCCGTTGGATGATCCTAAAAATGAATTTTTGCAAGAAATGTTATGGGTTGAACTAACAGATAATGAGAATGAATATATAGGGTTATACCGTGTTATGCCTTCAACGGTTCGCAAAGATGCTAGTAACAATTCAATTACGTATACGGCAAATGAAGCCCTGTGTACTTTGCTAGACACGGTTCTTTTTGGTTATCATGAACTAGTGAATCGAAAAACGGTTGATGTTATTAACTATCTTTTGAATAAACAAAGGACAAAACACTGGGTTTTAAAAAAATGTGAATTCACTCGATATTTTAGTTATGCATGGGAAAATGAAAATGGTCTCGCTGATGCTTTGTTTAGTATTCCTCAAGCATTTGATGAAGACTATATGTGGCAATGGAATACCAAAGTTTATCCATTCGAATTATCTTTAGTGAAGCCACCAAAAGAACCTATTGCTCGTATTCAAGAAGGATATAACATGCAAGGCTTTGAGATTGAAAGAGATCCTAACAATTTAGTTAATCGAGTTTATCCTTTAGGTGCTGGTGAAGGCGTCAATCAGATAAATATTAAATCGGTAAATAAAAATATTCCTTATGTAGAAGATGCAAAGTCTATAAAAGAACATGGTTTAGTTGAATATGTTTGGGTCGACCAACGATTCACAGTTCCACAAGCTTTAAAAGACAATGCAATCAACATGTTAAAAAAATGGGCGCAACCTAAAATTTCTTGGGATGTGACTGCGGCTGACTTATTGAAATTAACAGATGAACCTTTAAGCATTGATAAGTTAAGACAAGGAACTGTAATTATGATTAACACAGATGACTTTGGAAGTATAAATTTGCGTATTAAAAAAGAGACAAAACAGGATGTATTCGGCGCACCACAAGATATTCAGCTAGAGCTTGGTAATTTATCTGACGATTTTACTACGACAATGTCTGATTTGAAACGTAAACAGGAAATAAATGAGACGTATTCGCAAGGCGCAACGAATATTTTGAACTATAGTTATCAAGATAACTGTGAAAAGGCATACCCAGCAGAAATTGAATTCTTCTTAGATGATGATGTATTTCATGTAAATACTGTGGAACTGACTTTTAAAACTAAGCGCTATCGTGGTTATACAAAAGCCGTAAAAGGCGGAGGAGCTACAGTAAAAAGTACGTCAGCTGGTGGAGCTTCAACACAAACGAGCTCTGCTGGTGGCGGAAGTGTCGTTTCAAGTTCAGCTGGCGGAGGAGGTTCTACAACTTCTGGATCAGGAGGAGGATCTTATCAAGGGGGATCTACAAACACTGATGGAGGAAGTGCACAGACAAGTAGTGCTAATGGCAGTCATGACCATTTAATGTTTAATGTAATTCAAGGGCCACCTCAAACCCTTCCTAAAATAACATTAAGAGCCGGTGGCGGTGGAGAAATATATACGGAAGCACGTGGCGGAACGTTCAGAACAGCAAGTGCTGCAGATAATCATACGCATACAGTCAATGTGCCTAGTCACTCACATAGATTCAATATTGATATACCCGCACATTCTCATGTCGTTAGCATACCAAACCATACACACAGCATATCGGTTCCTAGCCATAGCCACCAAGTAAGAATACCAGCACATACACACCAAATTACTTTACCTGATCATAGCCATCCATTAGAATGGGGGATTTATGAGGCACCAAGTAGCGCAACTAGTGTTGATATAGTTGTAGATGGTACCACCATTCCAGTACACGATACTAGCCAACAAAGATTAAACATTGTTAATTATCTTAGGAAAACTAGTGGAGGTAAAATCTCTAGAGGTAATCATACAATCAAGATAATACCTAACAAACTTGCACGAATCGAAGCGCAAGTTATTTGTCGTGTTTTTATACAATCACAACTAGGAGGACAATTTTAA
- a CDS encoding distal tail protein Dit, whose protein sequence is MLYNFIDVNEQQTKASLPSEAMNFNGSFLEDLVPGYRTLSVVGRELAPTEIQSYQLGIRDGMRHVYARIPERELTVKFKVEANSNEAFRDSFNRLNVALFTEKDVQIWFNDEPEMLWSGSKSDIDAVPEGLNRVVGTFTILLNNPYKYTRSDATSVMWGSPTITFQANYLMGNTGSGAVDLPIVIEGGAYWGSTMITFQNRSYLMGDNGQEVKPIEIYPTVEGLKVKPIITIEGTGRGVWIKTRSDTIDIGDFDKSEIVIDTEQFNITKNGKPMIRPMNDFYIYPNEPLYIQAKDSTFNLTIRYPNRFL, encoded by the coding sequence ATGTTATACAACTTTATTGATGTAAATGAACAACAAACAAAAGCCTCTTTGCCTTCGGAAGCCATGAATTTTAATGGTTCCTTTTTAGAAGATTTAGTTCCAGGTTATAGAACATTATCTGTTGTTGGAAGAGAGTTAGCTCCTACTGAGATACAAAGCTACCAGTTGGGAATTCGTGATGGAATGCGACATGTTTATGCTCGTATTCCGGAAAGAGAATTAACAGTTAAATTCAAAGTTGAGGCTAACTCTAACGAAGCGTTTAGGGATTCTTTTAATAGACTAAACGTTGCCTTGTTTACAGAAAAAGATGTACAGATTTGGTTTAATGATGAACCAGAAATGCTTTGGTCGGGTAGTAAATCAGACATTGATGCAGTTCCTGAGGGATTGAATCGAGTCGTTGGTACATTTACAATTTTGTTGAACAATCCATATAAATATACTCGAAGCGATGCTACTAGTGTTATGTGGGGTTCGCCAACCATTACATTTCAAGCAAATTACTTAATGGGGAATACAGGCTCAGGTGCAGTTGACTTACCTATTGTTATCGAAGGTGGGGCTTATTGGGGTTCTACCATGATTACTTTTCAAAATCGTTCCTATTTAATGGGAGATAACGGTCAAGAAGTGAAACCAATTGAAATATATCCAACTGTCGAAGGGTTAAAAGTAAAACCGATTATTACTATAGAAGGTACTGGTAGAGGCGTGTGGATAAAAACTAGAAGCGATACTATTGATATTGGTGATTTTGATAAGTCAGAAATAGTAATCGATACAGAACAGTTTAATATTACGAAAAATGGGAAGCCAATGATTCGTCCTATGAACGATTTTTATATTTATCCAAATGAGCCACTATACATCCAAGCGAAAGATAGTACTTTTAATCTAACTATTCGATATCCAAATCGTTTTTTATAG